The window TGGCCGTCCTCCAGGCGAAGCTGCTCGAACGCCGCCGCCAGGAGGACGAGGCGAAGATGAACGAGCTGCGCGGCGGCCGGCAGGACGTGAACTTCGGCTCGGCGTTCCGCCACTACGTGCTGCACCCGTACCAGCTCGTGAAGGACGACCGCACCCACGTCGAGACCGGCAACACGGGCGCGGTGCTGGACGGCGAGATCGACGCGTTCATCGAGGCCGGGGTCCGCTGGCGGAACGCGCCGGACGAGGACTGATCACCCGGTCGGGTCTTCAGTGTCCGACTACGGGTAGTTGACACGCTCGCTACACAGTGTCACAGTCACTCGCTGTAACTACCCACTTCGGGGAAGCGACGATCCGCGGCCGTATCTCGGTCACCGGCCAGGCCGCGGGGAGCAAGTGGTGAGACCGGCCCCGGACTCGAGAGGAGTCCGTCATGGTCGTCCGGTCTGCCCGCTCCACGGTCGCGGCGTTCGCCGCCACCGTCCTGCTGCTCGCCGCGCTCGTCACGCTGCTCACCCGCCCCGCCTCGGCCGCGCAGGCCACCGGCGGCCCGGCGCGCAGCGACAAGGCCGCCGCCGCGCAGGAGCAGAAGGGCCACGGCAAGCCGAGCCCGGCCGCCACGACCTCCCCGCAGCCGAAGTCCAACGCCGACATGAACAAGGGCGGCGCCAACAACGGCGGCGACTGCGGCGCCTACTGCTCCACCCGCGACGGCTCGCCGTCCGGGAACGGCAACGGCAAGGGCGAGGCCAAGGGCAAGCCGTGCGCCGGCTGCGTCGGCAAGGCCGACAACAAGAACCCGCCCGGCCAGCAGCCCGACGGCACCGACCACAACGCCGGCTACGAGTGCGACCGCAACCACGGCATCGGCCGGACCAACCCGGCGCACACCGGCTGCACCCCCGCCCCGACCGTCCAGCCGACCGTGACGCCGACCACCCCGCCGCCGTGCGTGCCGACCGAGACCGAGCCGTGCGGCACGCCCACCGCGTGCGTGCCGACCGAGGCGGAGCCGTGCGGCACGCCCACCCCGTGCGTGCCGGCCGAGGGCGCCCCGTGCGGGAACCCGACCCCGACGCCGTCGGTGCTCCCCACCACCCTGACCCAGACCCCCGCCCCGGAGACGGCCACGCCGCCCGCCCAGGTCAAGGGCGTCAAGCTCGTCCGCCCGGCCGCCACGGCCCCGAAGGTGCTCGGCGGCCGCCTGCCGAAGACGGGCTCGCCGGTGCCGGTGGCGCTGCTGCTGCTGGTGGGCTTCGGCACCATCGCGCTGGGTATCACTGTCACTGTCGCGACGCCCGCGTCGCGTTGACGTAACACAGGCTTACTGTCACAGTTCGTGATAAGTACGACACGATCCGAAGGGGATCGTGACGTTCCGAGGAAGCGACGAGCCGCGGCTTTGTTCGGTCACCAGCCGGCCGCGGGGAGCGAGTGGTGAGACCGGCCTCGGACTGGTTCCCGGGAGGGAAAGTCCACATGTCGGCCTTCACGCGACGTGCTCGCTACCTGACGTTCGCCGGTCTCGCGACGATCGGCCTCGCGGCCGCGGCGCAGCTCGCGGTGACGCCCGCGGCGACCTCCGTCGAGACGTACACCGTGCCGCTCCACCAGGACACGCCCATCCAGAACTCCACCTACTCCGAGCAGGGCGACTGCCCGCTCTCGCCGTCGCAGTGGGGCTGGCACTTCGTGCTGCCCGGCCACGACGCGGAGTTCGTCTCGCTGACGGCGACGTTCGAGACGGCCGGCGAGGTCGAGGCGACGATCGGCGAGCCGACCGCGCAGCACGCCTACGTCTACACGGCGACCGACGACACGCTGCTCTCGGCGACGGCGGAGGTGACCGGCGGCGAGGTCGAGTTCTTCAACCTCTCGCACGTCTGCGCGGGCGGTGGCACGACCAGCGAGACGCCGACCCCGAGCGTGTCGGCCTCGGCGACCAAGACCCCCTCGGCCACCCCGAGCGAGACGCCCAGCGAGACCCCGAGCGAGACCCCGTCGGTGACGCCCACCGCCGAGGTGAGCGCGACCGAGACGGCGACCACGCCGCCGCCGACCACCGTGCCGCCGACGACGGTCCCGCCGACGTCCGAGAGCGCCACGCCGACCGCCGAGGTCAGCGCGACCGAGACCGAGACGGCGACGCCGACCGGCACCTCCGAGGTCCTGCCGACCCGCCTCACCAACACCCCGACCCCGTCGGCCTCCGTCCAGGGCGTCAAGATCGTCCAGCCGCCGGCGGTCCTCCCGCGCCGCCTGCCCTCGACCGGCACCCCGGTCCCGGTGGCCGTCCTGCTGCTCCTCGGCTTCGGCATGGTCGCTGCCGGTGTCGTGACCACCGTCGCCGGTGAGCCCCGCACCGCGAGCGCCGACGGCCGTCACCGCCGCTAGCGCACACCGCGCGTAGCCGCGCGGACCCGTACCACCGCGAAAGGCCCGTCCCCTCCCGGGACGGGCCTTTCGTGTACGCACCGTCACGTCCCGCGGCCGTTCGGTGATCACGCGGGACCCCGGAATGTCCTGTCTCGCAGCGATTCCGGACTCTCGGCCGGGCGAAGATGGTCCGAAGCGACCATTGCCGCCCCCGGACACGCTGCGTCACGGTCGTGGAGCGCTCACCGTGACGACCGTCACGTGTCCGTGAGCGCCGGGGAAGCGAAGATCCGCGGCCGTCCTTGGACCGGTCACCGTACGCCGGGCCGCGGGGAGCGAGTGGTGAGACCGACCTCGGACCGTCCTCAGGAAGGCGTCCGATGTCGCATCGCAGGTTCCGTCCCCTCGCCGCACTCGTCGCGTTCGTGGTCGCGCTCGTCTGGCTGCCGCTGCTGGCCGGCCCGGCGAGCGCCGCCGGCCCGGTCCTCGTGCCGGACACGACCATCAACGGCTGCAACGGCGTCCTCCCGACGCCGGGCAGCGAGAACACCCACAAGCGGCTCGACCCGTCGTTCCCGAGCGACTTCAACCCGGGCGGCGTCGTCGGCTACATCGTCGACTTCCCGGTGTCGGCCGCCGACGTCGGCGGCGACTTCGAGATCACCGACTGCGTCTACGTCGACCCGCCCGGCGGCGGCACCGACGCGCCGATCGCGAAGTACTTCGTGCACTTCGTGCCCAACGCCGAGGACTTCCACCTCCAGTTCGCCGTGCCGATCCCGGCGAACACGCCGCTCGGCTCGCAGTTCTGCAACTACGTCAAGACCACGGCCTCGCCGAGCGCCTCGCAGGCCAGCAACCGCAAGGCCGGCCCGGCCTGCTTCACCGTCGGCGGCGGCCTGCGCATCGAGAAGCGCACCGGTAGCACGACCGGCCCGCTGCTCCCCGGCGCGTCGTTCAGCGTCGTCTGCTCGCCGACGACCACGCAGCCGCCGACGATCATCACCGGCCTGTCGAACCAGAGCCACACCAACGCCAACGGCACCGTGTCGGCGACCGGCGTCGCGGACGACGGCACCATCGCGATCAACGGGCCCAGCGGCACGCCGTGCGTCGTCACCGAGACGGCGGCACCGGCCGGGTACCTGCTCGACGCGACGCCGCGCAACCTGGTCATCCCGGTCGGCGCCAGCCAGACCATCAACGTCTTCGTCAACCACCAGCAGGGCTCGCTCACCGTCACCAAGCACGCGGTCGGCGCGGGCGGCACGTTCCACTTCACCGTCTCCTGCGACGACGGCGAGACGTACGCGCCGTTCGACCTGACCGTCGCCGCGGGCGCCACCGGCAGCCACCTGGTCAGCGACGCGATCGTCGTCGGCACCGAGTGCACCGTCGCCGAGACCGCGAACGCGCTGTTCTCGACGACCAGCTCGCCGGTCGACGGCACCGTCACGATCGACGCCGACGGCGAGACGGTCGCGTTCACGAACACGCGCCTCACCGGCTCGCTCGTCGTCACCAAGACCTCGAACGAGGACGGCACGTTCCACTTCGACGTCGACTGCGACGGCACCGCGTACGACACGACGCTCGACATCACCACCGCGAGCGGCGCCGGCGACGCGCGCATCGACGGCATCCCGACCGGCACGAGCTGCACGGTCAGCGAGCAGTCGAACCCGCTGTTCTCCTCCGTCGTCGTCCCGGCCGGCGGCACCGTGACGATCGCCACCGGCGACACCACGGTGGCGTTCGCCAACACCCGCCTCACCGGCTCGCTCGTCATCACCAAGTCGGCGGACGTCAACGGCACGTTCACGTTCGACGTCGAGTGCACCGGCACCGCCTACGACGCGACCGGCGTCACGATCACCACGACCGGCGGCAGCGGCTCGTACACGATCCCGAGCGTGCCGACCGGCACCGTCTGCACCGTCACCGAGCGGTCCGACGCCCACTGGACGACGCAGGTCGTGCCGGCCGACGGCACCGTGACGATCGCCACCGGCGACAACACGGTCGCGTTCACCAACACCCGCGTCCGGGGCGCGCTGAGCATCACCAAGTCGAGCGACGTGGACGGGACGTTCACGTTCGACGTCGACTGCTCGGACGACGCCTACGACGCGTCGAACGTCTCCATCACCACCGGCGGCTCCGGCTCGGCGTCGATCTCGGGCATCCCGACCGGCGTCACCTGCACCGTCACCGAGGACGCCGACCCGCACTTCACGGTCACCGTCGTCCCCGCGGACGGCACCGTCACGATCGACGCGAACGGCGAGACGGTGGCGTTCAGCAACGTCCGCGTCCGCGGCTCGCTGGTCGTGACCAAGGCGATCGTCGACGAGAGCCCGAACGCGGGCCTCGCGGCGTTCACCTTCCACGTGACCTGCGACGGGACCGCGCTGCCCGACTTCGAGCTCGGCACGCAGGCCGGCCTGGCGCTCTCGAAGACCATCGAGGGCATCCCGACCGACCAGGTCTGCACGGTCACCGAGGACCACGACCCGACCTGGTCGACCGTCGTCACGCCCACCGGCGGGACCGCGACGATCGGCACCGAGCCGGTGACGGTGGCGTTCACGAACACCCGGCAGTTCACCGACACGTCGATCACGAAGTCCGCCGACCCGGTCTCCGGCACGGCGGTCACCGACGGCGACACGATCGAGTACACCGTCCACTACGCGAACGACGGGAACGTCGCCGACGAGATCACCATCACCGACGCGATCCCGGCCGGTACGACGTACGTCGACGGCTCCGCGAGCGACGGCGGCACCCTGGCCGGCGGCACGCTGAGCTGGCACCTCACGGCCGGGCCCGGCACCTCCGGGGACGTGTCGTTCTCGGTCACGGTCGACGACGCACTGCCGGACCCGACCACGGTCGTCAACCAGGCGGTCCTTGAACAGGTCGGGCCGAAGATCACCCGGTCCAACAAGACCGAGCACCCGGTCGCGCACGTCAAGGTCGTGAAGTCGGTCGACAAGACCAGCGCCGCCTACGGCGACGTCCTGCTCTACACGCTGTCGGTCACCAACCCGTCGGCGGCCGACCTGACCGGCGTCGTGGTCACCGACCCGCTGCCGAAGGGCGTGACGTTCGTCGGCGCCAGCAACGGCGGCACCTGCGACAGCCCCTGCACGACGATCACCTGGCCGGCGCGCTCGCTGGCGGCGGGCGGGGCGTTCGACGTGACGTTCCAGGCGCGGATCGTCCGCCCGGCCGCGGCGGCCGACGGCGCGATCCCGGCGGGCGTCATCGAGAACAGCGGCGCGGTCGACAGCACCGAGACCCCGAAGGTGCCGTCGAACAAGGTCGTCACCAAGGTCACCGCGGTCGAGGGCACGAAGTTCATCAAGCCCCCGGTCCTCCCCCAGACCGGCGGCCCGATCTCCGACGCCGTCGCCCTGGCCCTCGGCCTGCTCCTCGCGGGCGCGGGACTGACTTTCGGTACGAGCTGGCGGGCCCGCCTCGCGAAGGCGGCCGGAGAGGAGTGAGTTGACACGCTGACGGCCCGGCGGCCCGCGAGGCGCCGGGCCGTCAGCCTGTCCGGGGTCAGGCGGCGGTGGAGAGGGAAGCGGCGGCCGGGGAGCGGCGGCCGATCCCGCGACTGAAGGGAGCGGCGCGCAGCGCCGCGGAATCTAGCGGGAGCGGTTGCCGCTCCCCGGGCGCCGCGTCAGTGGGTGTGCGCGGCGACAAGCACGGCGAGCGTGACGAGGAGCACGGCGAGGGCGGCGACCCAGTCCGGCACGACCGGGGCGGCGGCGTGCAGCCGGGCGCGGGCGGCGGCGCAGGCGGGGCAGCGGGCGTCCACGACGTGCCCCGCGCAGGAGGCACAGACCAGGTGCTCGCAGCACACGCGCGAACGCTCCCTCACCGACGGCCGTAGACTCGGAAAGGAACCCTGTACCCCGACACCCCCGAGGGGCAAACCCCGCATGATCCGGCTCGACCACGTCACCAAGGTCTACCCGACGGCGACCAAGCCGGCGTTGAACGACGTCAGCGTCGACGTGGACAAGGGCGAGTTCGTCTTCCTGGTGGGCTCGTCCGGCTCGGGGAAGTCGACGTTCCTGCGGCTGCTGCTCAAGGAGGAGACGCCGACGACGGGCAGCGTGTTCGTCGCGGGGAAGGACCTGGCGCGGCTGTCGCACTGGAAGGTGCCGACGTTGCGGCGGCAGATCGGCTGCGTGTTCCAGGACTTCCGGCTGCTGCCGAACAAGACCGTCTTCGAGAACGTCGCGTTCGCGCTCGAGGTGATCGGCAAGCCGAAGCACTCGATCGACAAGGTCGTGCCGGAGGTGCTGGACCTCGTCGGCCTGGACGGCAAGGCGGGGCGGCTGCCGGACGAGCTGTCGGGCGGTGAGCAGCAGCGGGTGGCGATCGCGCGGGCGTTCGTCAACCGGCCGATGATCCTCATCGCGGACGAGCCGACGGGCAACCTCGACCCGACGACGTCGTTCGAGATCATGCGGCTGCTGGAACGCATCAACCGGACCGGGACGACGGTCGTCATGGCCACGCACGACGCGAACATCGTGGACTCGATGCGCCGGCGCGTGGTCGAGCTCGAGGGGGGTCGCGTGGTGCGCGACCAGGCCCGCGGCGTCTACGGCTACTCGAAGTAAGGAAGCGTTCGTGCGAGCTCAGTTCGTGCTGTCCGAGATCGGGATCGGTCTGCGGCGCAACATCACCATGACCGTCGCCGTCATCGTCATCACCGCGGTGTCGCTGACGATGTTCGGGTCGGCGTTGATGATGCGCAACCAGGTCAACGGCATGAAGGACTACTGGTACGGCAAGGTCGAGGTCTCGATCTTCCTCAAGAAGGACGTGACGCAGGACCAGCGGGACCAGCTCCGGACCGAGCTCGAGTCGATGCCGGACGTCGAGCGCGTCTACTACGAGAGCAAGGACGACGCCTGGAAGCGGTTCAAGGAGCAGTTCAAGGACGCGCCGGACGTCGTGGCGAACACCGACCCGGACGTGCTGCCGGAGTCGTTCCGGGTGAAGCTGAAGGACCCGCGGAAGTTCGAGGTCGTGAGCAGCGCCTTCGCGGACCGGCCGGGTGTGGTGAACGTCTACAACCAGAAGGAGGTCCTGAAGAAGTTCTTCAAGGTCCTCAACGGCATCCGCTTCGCGATGCTGCTCTTCGCCAGCCTCAGCCTCGCCGCCGCCGCCGTGCTGATCGGGATCACGGTGCGGGTGGCGGCGTTCAGCCGGCGCCGGGAGACCGGCATCATGCGCCTCGTCGGCGCCTCGAACCTCTACATCCAGCTGCCGTTCCTGCTGGAGGGCGTGCTGGCGGGCGTCGCCGGCGCGCTGATCGCGACGGTGCTGCTGTCGGCGGCGCAGTGGGGGCTGATCAACAAGACGTTGCGGCCGGCGATCCAGGCGTTCCCGTGGACGGGCTGGAACCAGTTCTGGGTGATCGTGCCGATCCTCGTGCTCACGGGTGTGGCGCTCGCGGGCGCCTCGTCGTTCTGGACCCTGCGCAAGTACCTGCGGGTGTAGGTGACGTGTGGTTCTCTTGTGACTGATGTGACGTCACGGGAGGTGCCATGCGGGTCGGGCGGGTACGGCGGCTGGCCGCCGTCGCGCTGCTCGGCGCCCTGCTGCCGCTGACGCCCGCGCGCGCCGACGACCCCCATGCGCAACGCCGCGCCGTCCAGGCCCGGCTGGCGACCACCAAGGACGACCTGGACGAGGCGAGCGCCGTCGTCCGCGAGGCCGCCGCCGCGCTGTCGGCGACCGCCGCCGCCCTGCCGGGGGCACGGACGCGGCTGGCCGAGGCGGAGGGCCGGCTGTCCGCCGCTCAGGCCGCCGCCGGGGCGAGCGCCCGGGCCGCCGAGGCCGCGCGGCGCGACCTCGCCGCCGCCACCGCGTCGTACGCCGCCGCCGAGACCGCGCTGGGCGCCGCGCGCGAACGGGCGGGCGACGTCGCCAGGATGCTCTACATGACCGGCTCGGCGGGCCTCGCCGCCGCGCTGCTCGACGCGCGCACGCCCGCTGACCTGGCCGCGCGGGCGGCGTACACGCACGCGATCCTCGCCGACGGCGACGCCCGCGTCCGCGCCGCCGGCGACGCCCGGGTCGCGCTCGCCAACGCCGCCAGCCTGCTCGCCGCCCGCCGCGCCGCCGTCGAGGCCCGCGACGCCGAGGCACGGGCCGCGCTGGCCCGCGTCACCACCCTCGCCGAGGCCGCGCGGGCCGCCGCCGCCGAGGTCGAACGCCACGTCGCCGCCCGCCGCGCCGCCCTCGCCGTCGCCGCCCGCGAACGCGCCGCCGACCTCGCCCGCTACCGCGCGCTCGAGGCCGAGTCGGCGCGGCTCGCCGCGCTGATCCGCCGCCTCGCCGCGCGCCGCCCCAGCACCGTCCGAGTGTCCGTCTCCGGGCTGCTCTGGCCGACGCCGGGGCCGGTCACGAGCGGGTTCGGCTGGCGGATCCACCCGATCTACGGCTACCGCCGGTTCCACGCGGGCGTCGACATCGGCGCGCCCACCGGGCAGCCGATCGTCGCCGCGCTCGGCGGCGTCGTCGTCACCGCCGGCCCGCTCGGCACGTACGGCAACCTCGTCGTCGTCGACCACGGCAACGGCTTCGCCACGGCGTACGGCCACCAGTCCCGCGTGCTCGTCCGCGTGGGGCAGCGCGTGGCGCGCGGGGAGCGCATCGGGCTGGTCGGCGCGACCGGCGCGGCCACCGGCCCGCACCTGCACTTCGAGACCCGGGTCGACGGCGACCCGGTCGACCCCCTCCGTTACTTCTAGACTGCTGGGCGTGACCAACGCCCGGACGCGCCGCCGCCGCGCGCTGCTCGCGACCGCGGGCACGCTCACGGTCGCGGCGGCGTTCGTGTTCGGCTTCCTCGCCGGGCGCGCGGGCCGCACCGGGCCGGGCGACGGGGCGCCGTCCGGCGTCGTCGCCGAGGCCGCCGAACGCCTGCGCGGCAGCGCCGCCCGCGAGGTCAGCCCGCACGAGCTGGACGAGGCGGCGATCCGCGGCATGCTCGCCGCGCTCGGCGACAAGTACGCCACCTACTACGACACCAGCGACTACGCGCAGTTCCAGCGGCTGCTGGACGGCCGCTACTCCGGCGTCGGACTCTGGCTCGGCCGCGACCCCGACGGCAGCGTCGAGGTCACCAGCGTCGTCCCCGACTCGCCCGCCGCCGACGCCGGGCTGCGCGTCGGCGACCGGCTGGTCGACGTGGCGGGGGAGGCGGTCGACGGGCTGCCCGTCGCCGAGATCGTGCGCCGCATGCACGGCGACGTCGGCACCGCCGTCGCCGTCACCGTCCGCCGCGCCGACGCCGTCCGCACCGTGCGGCTGCGCCGCGCCGACCTGGTCACCGCCGACGTCACCAGCGACCTGCTCGAGAGCAACGTCGGCCGCATCCGCGTCGCGGCGTTCACCCGCGGCACCGGGCGCGAGGTACGGGCCGCGCTGGCGCGGCTGCGTTCGCGCAAGGTCGCCGGCGTCGTGCTCGACCTGCGCGGCAACCCGGGCGGCCTGCTGGACGAGGGCGTCGACGCGGCGTCAGCGTTCCTCGACAAGGGCGTCGTCGTCAGCTACCGCGGCCGCGGCGTGGACGAGAAGACGTACGATGTCGTCGGCCGCGGCGACACCGCCACCCCGCTCGTCGTGCTCGTCGACGCCGGCACCGCCAGCGCCGCCGAGGTCGTCGCGGGCGCGTTGCAGGACCACAACCGCGCGCTCGTCGTCGGCAGCCGCACGTACGGCAAGGGGTCGGTGCAGCAGCCGCTCGTGCTCTCCGACGGCTCCGCCATCGAGCTCACCGTCGCGCGCTACGTCACGCCGTCGGGGCGTTCCGT is drawn from Mycobacteriales bacterium and contains these coding sequences:
- a CDS encoding S41 family peptidase, whose translation is MTNARTRRRRALLATAGTLTVAAAFVFGFLAGRAGRTGPGDGAPSGVVAEAAERLRGSAAREVSPHELDEAAIRGMLAALGDKYATYYDTSDYAQFQRLLDGRYSGVGLWLGRDPDGSVEVTSVVPDSPAADAGLRVGDRLVDVAGEAVDGLPVAEIVRRMHGDVGTAVAVTVRRADAVRTVRLRRADLVTADVTSDLLESNVGRIRVAAFTRGTGREVRAALARLRSRKVAGVVLDLRGNPGGLLDEGVDAASAFLDKGVVVSYRGRGVDEKTYDVVGRGDTATPLVVLVDAGTASAAEVVAGALQDHNRALVVGSRTYGKGSVQQPLVLSDGSAIELTVARYVTPSGRSVEQVGITPDVDLPAGYDAAAALRRAVEVLSGTVASVAVPRG
- the ftsE gene encoding cell division ATP-binding protein FtsE, encoding MIRLDHVTKVYPTATKPALNDVSVDVDKGEFVFLVGSSGSGKSTFLRLLLKEETPTTGSVFVAGKDLARLSHWKVPTLRRQIGCVFQDFRLLPNKTVFENVAFALEVIGKPKHSIDKVVPEVLDLVGLDGKAGRLPDELSGGEQQRVAIARAFVNRPMILIADEPTGNLDPTTSFEIMRLLERINRTGTTVVMATHDANIVDSMRRRVVELEGGRVVRDQARGVYGYSK
- a CDS encoding DUF5979 domain-containing protein, yielding MSHRRFRPLAALVAFVVALVWLPLLAGPASAAGPVLVPDTTINGCNGVLPTPGSENTHKRLDPSFPSDFNPGGVVGYIVDFPVSAADVGGDFEITDCVYVDPPGGGTDAPIAKYFVHFVPNAEDFHLQFAVPIPANTPLGSQFCNYVKTTASPSASQASNRKAGPACFTVGGGLRIEKRTGSTTGPLLPGASFSVVCSPTTTQPPTIITGLSNQSHTNANGTVSATGVADDGTIAINGPSGTPCVVTETAAPAGYLLDATPRNLVIPVGASQTINVFVNHQQGSLTVTKHAVGAGGTFHFTVSCDDGETYAPFDLTVAAGATGSHLVSDAIVVGTECTVAETANALFSTTSSPVDGTVTIDADGETVAFTNTRLTGSLVVTKTSNEDGTFHFDVDCDGTAYDTTLDITTASGAGDARIDGIPTGTSCTVSEQSNPLFSSVVVPAGGTVTIATGDTTVAFANTRLTGSLVITKSADVNGTFTFDVECTGTAYDATGVTITTTGGSGSYTIPSVPTGTVCTVTERSDAHWTTQVVPADGTVTIATGDNTVAFTNTRVRGALSITKSSDVDGTFTFDVDCSDDAYDASNVSITTGGSGSASISGIPTGVTCTVTEDADPHFTVTVVPADGTVTIDANGETVAFSNVRVRGSLVVTKAIVDESPNAGLAAFTFHVTCDGTALPDFELGTQAGLALSKTIEGIPTDQVCTVTEDHDPTWSTVVTPTGGTATIGTEPVTVAFTNTRQFTDTSITKSADPVSGTAVTDGDTIEYTVHYANDGNVADEITITDAIPAGTTYVDGSASDGGTLAGGTLSWHLTAGPGTSGDVSFSVTVDDALPDPTTVVNQAVLEQVGPKITRSNKTEHPVAHVKVVKSVDKTSAAYGDVLLYTLSVTNPSAADLTGVVVTDPLPKGVTFVGASNGGTCDSPCTTITWPARSLAAGGAFDVTFQARIVRPAAAADGAIPAGVIENSGAVDSTETPKVPSNKVVTKVTAVEGTKFIKPPVLPQTGGPISDAVALALGLLLAGAGLTFGTSWRARLAKAAGEE
- the ftsX gene encoding permease-like cell division protein FtsX; its protein translation is MRAQFVLSEIGIGLRRNITMTVAVIVITAVSLTMFGSALMMRNQVNGMKDYWYGKVEVSIFLKKDVTQDQRDQLRTELESMPDVERVYYESKDDAWKRFKEQFKDAPDVVANTDPDVLPESFRVKLKDPRKFEVVSSAFADRPGVVNVYNQKEVLKKFFKVLNGIRFAMLLFASLSLAAAAVLIGITVRVAAFSRRRETGIMRLVGASNLYIQLPFLLEGVLAGVAGALIATVLLSAAQWGLINKTLRPAIQAFPWTGWNQFWVIVPILVLTGVALAGASSFWTLRKYLRV
- a CDS encoding M23 family metallopeptidase; this encodes MRVGRVRRLAAVALLGALLPLTPARADDPHAQRRAVQARLATTKDDLDEASAVVREAAAALSATAAALPGARTRLAEAEGRLSAAQAAAGASARAAEAARRDLAAATASYAAAETALGAARERAGDVARMLYMTGSAGLAAALLDARTPADLAARAAYTHAILADGDARVRAAGDARVALANAASLLAARRAAVEARDAEARAALARVTTLAEAARAAAAEVERHVAARRAALAVAARERAADLARYRALEAESARLAALIRRLAARRPSTVRVSVSGLLWPTPGPVTSGFGWRIHPIYGYRRFHAGVDIGAPTGQPIVAALGGVVVTAGPLGTYGNLVVVDHGNGFATAYGHQSRVLVRVGQRVARGERIGLVGATGAATGPHLHFETRVDGDPVDPLRYF